One window of Rasiella rasia genomic DNA carries:
- the fbp gene encoding class 1 fructose-bisphosphatase codes for MGKRNQTLGEFIIENQEEFKYSSGELSRLINSIRLAAKVVNHEVNKAGLVDILGAAGETNIQGEDQQKLDVYANDIFIKTLTNREIVCGIASEEEDDFITIQGRNKKNDNKYVVLMDPLDGSSNIDVNVSVGTIFSVYRRVTPAGSPVTIEDFLQPGKNQVAAGYIVYGTSTMIVYSTGHGVNGFTLNPAIGTYYLSHPNMQFPVDGNIYSVNEGNYVHFPQGVKDYIKYCQKEEDNRPYTSRYIGSLVSDFHRNMIKGGIYIYPNTAKDPQGKLRLLYECNPMAYLAEHSGGSASNGFERILDIIPTELHQRVPFFCGSKNMVAKAEEFMRNA; via the coding sequence ATGGGAAAAAGAAATCAGACGTTAGGCGAATTTATCATTGAAAATCAAGAAGAGTTTAAATACTCTTCTGGAGAGCTTTCAAGGTTAATTAACTCTATTCGTTTGGCTGCTAAGGTAGTTAACCATGAAGTGAACAAAGCAGGGCTTGTAGACATTTTAGGAGCCGCTGGAGAAACCAATATTCAGGGAGAAGACCAGCAAAAATTAGATGTTTACGCAAATGATATTTTTATTAAAACCTTGACTAACCGAGAAATTGTCTGTGGTATTGCTAGTGAAGAGGAAGATGACTTTATAACTATTCAAGGGCGTAATAAAAAGAATGACAACAAATATGTGGTTTTAATGGACCCCTTAGACGGTTCTTCCAACATAGACGTAAATGTTTCGGTGGGTACCATTTTTTCCGTTTATAGACGGGTAACCCCGGCAGGCTCACCGGTTACCATTGAAGACTTTCTTCAGCCTGGAAAAAACCAAGTTGCGGCAGGTTATATTGTTTATGGTACCTCTACAATGATTGTCTATTCTACCGGGCATGGTGTAAATGGTTTCACTTTAAATCCAGCAATTGGAACTTACTACCTTTCACATCCTAATATGCAATTTCCAGTAGATGGAAATATATACTCGGTAAACGAAGGAAACTACGTGCATTTTCCTCAAGGGGTAAAAGACTATATAAAGTATTGCCAAAAAGAAGAAGACAATCGTCCTTATACATCTCGCTATATTGGATCATTAGTTTCAGATTTTCATAGAAACATGATAAAGGGTGGTATTTATATCTACCCCAACACTGCCAAAGATCCTCAAGGGAAATTGCGTTTACTGTATGAATGCAATCCAATGGCATATTTAGCAGAGCACTCTGGCGGTAGTGCTAGTAACGGGTTTGAACGTATTTTAGACATTATACCTACAGAACTTCACCAACGTGTTCCTTTTTTCTGCGGAAGTAAAAACATGGTTGCCAAAGCAGAAGAGTTTATGCGCAACGCTTAA
- a CDS encoding GNAT family N-acyltransferase has product MGLVTSKEIAKAIKVDKLGFLGTFMGWSLMKALSISTCNKIYNRNKHLSGLEFINALLEEFEVDFEIPEEDLKRIPKTGAFITISNHPLGGIDGILLLKLLLERREDYKIIANFLLHRIEPLKPYVMPVNPFEDHKEVQNSVAGFKAALTHLREGFPLGIFPAGEVSTQKDDRIIIDKPWEPAAMKLIKKAQVPVIPIYFHGRNSKSFYRWAKMSDTLRTAKLPSELLTQKERTLKVRIGNPISIADQNEHESLELYTEFLRKKTYVLANPFQKKKLIDTLPKTIKLPKQPKKIAGPVSVAAMEVEIATLLNEDKRLLVSKNYEVFLAPAQSIPNILREIGRLREITFREVGEGTNQSLDLDPFDAHYHHMFLWDNVTKKLAGAYRMGLGSKIFETYGIDGFYLQDLFRFEPELYDMMSKSIEMGRAFIIKEYQQKPMPLFLLWKGIVHTTLRYPEHRFLIGGVSISNKFSDFSKSLMIEFMKSNYYDPYIAQYINPKKEYKVKLKDADKDFIFDESEADLNKFDKLIDEVEPGALRLPVLIKKYIKQNAKVVAFNVDPLFNNAVDGLMYIRIADLPESTVKPVMEEFQAELEKKYGSGAKMAEEE; this is encoded by the coding sequence ATGGGATTAGTCACTTCAAAAGAGATTGCCAAGGCAATAAAAGTCGATAAACTAGGCTTTTTAGGCACGTTTATGGGCTGGTCTCTTATGAAGGCTCTTAGTATTTCTACATGTAATAAAATTTACAATCGCAACAAGCACCTTAGTGGTTTAGAGTTTATTAATGCACTTCTAGAAGAGTTTGAAGTAGACTTTGAAATCCCCGAAGAAGACTTAAAACGAATACCAAAAACAGGGGCTTTTATTACAATTTCTAACCACCCATTGGGAGGAATAGACGGTATATTATTGTTAAAGCTGTTGCTTGAACGACGTGAAGATTATAAAATCATTGCCAATTTTTTACTACACCGCATCGAGCCACTAAAGCCGTATGTAATGCCAGTAAACCCTTTTGAAGATCATAAGGAAGTGCAAAATAGTGTGGCAGGATTTAAAGCTGCGTTAACACATTTACGCGAAGGCTTTCCGTTAGGTATTTTCCCTGCAGGGGAAGTTTCTACGCAAAAAGATGACAGAATTATCATCGACAAGCCGTGGGAACCAGCAGCTATGAAGCTAATAAAAAAAGCTCAAGTTCCTGTTATCCCAATTTACTTTCATGGTAGAAACAGCAAGAGCTTTTATCGTTGGGCTAAAATGAGCGATACCCTGCGTACCGCAAAACTGCCAAGCGAGTTATTAACTCAAAAAGAGCGTACCTTAAAAGTTAGAATCGGTAACCCCATTTCTATCGCAGACCAAAATGAACATGAGAGCTTAGAATTATACACAGAATTTCTTCGGAAAAAGACCTATGTTTTGGCGAATCCGTTTCAGAAGAAGAAGCTTATAGACACACTGCCAAAAACCATTAAACTTCCGAAGCAACCGAAAAAAATTGCAGGCCCCGTTTCTGTAGCAGCTATGGAGGTAGAGATTGCTACGCTGCTAAATGAAGACAAACGTTTGCTGGTAAGTAAAAACTACGAAGTGTTTTTAGCACCCGCTCAGAGTATCCCAAATATTTTAAGAGAAATAGGAAGGCTACGTGAAATAACATTCAGAGAAGTAGGAGAAGGTACAAATCAGTCGTTAGATTTAGACCCTTTTGATGCACATTACCATCACATGTTTTTATGGGACAATGTCACCAAAAAGCTGGCAGGAGCATACCGTATGGGATTAGGCTCGAAGATATTTGAAACCTATGGTATAGATGGGTTTTACCTTCAAGACCTTTTTCGTTTTGAGCCTGAACTTTATGACATGATGAGTAAAAGTATAGAAATGGGTCGGGCCTTTATAATAAAAGAATACCAGCAAAAGCCCATGCCGCTATTCTTGCTCTGGAAAGGAATAGTACATACAACGCTACGGTATCCAGAACATCGTTTCTTAATAGGAGGGGTTAGTATTAGTAATAAATTTTCAGATTTTAGTAAGAGCTTAATGATTGAGTTTATGAAGTCTAATTATTACGATCCGTATATCGCGCAATATATAAATCCGAAAAAGGAATATAAAGTAAAGCTGAAAGACGCAGACAAAGATTTCATTTTTGACGAAAGCGAAGCAGATTTAAATAAATTCGACAAACTTATCGATGAGGTAGAACCAGGGGCGCTACGATTACCAGTTCTCATTAAAAAATACATCAAGCAGAATGCAAAGGTTGTTGCCTTTAATGTAGATCCGCTTTTCAACAATGCGGTAGATGGACTCATGTACATTCGCATTGCCGATTTGCCTGAAAGTACCGTAAAACCTGTGATGGAAGAATTTCAGGCAGAGTTAGAGAAAAAATACGGAAGCGGCGCAAAAATGGCTGAAGAAGAATAA
- a CDS encoding GNAT family N-acetyltransferase, with product MKPLIRFAKKQDMPQVLELIRELAVFENEPDAVEVTVAELEEQGFGTTPLFKCFVAEIDKTIVGMALVYFRFSTWKGKTVHLEDLVVKNAYRGKGIGTLLYNNVLRYANEHGVRRAEWIVLDWNKNAIAMYEKSGAVFQKNWWLVEMSKEHLETFTE from the coding sequence ATGAAACCTTTAATCAGATTCGCGAAAAAACAAGACATGCCTCAAGTATTAGAGCTCATTAGAGAGTTGGCAGTTTTTGAAAATGAACCCGATGCCGTTGAGGTAACTGTGGCAGAGTTGGAAGAGCAGGGTTTTGGAACAACACCATTGTTTAAATGTTTTGTTGCTGAAATTGATAAAACCATTGTAGGAATGGCGTTAGTGTATTTTCGATTTTCTACATGGAAAGGAAAAACTGTACATCTAGAAGATTTAGTTGTAAAAAACGCATACAGAGGTAAAGGCATAGGTACATTGCTATATAACAATGTATTGAGATATGCCAATGAACACGGTGTTAGAAGAGCAGAATGGATTGTGCTAGACTGGAATAAGAACGCCATTGCTATGTACGAAAAAAGTGGAGCCGTTTTTCAAAAAAACTGGTGGCTCGTAGAAATGAGTAAAGAGCATTTAGAAACATTTACAGAGTGA
- a CDS encoding aspartate kinase: protein MKVFKFGGASVKDAEGVKNLARVLQITEVKDVVVVVSAMGKMTNALEQVVHDYFNDLSAFKESKQHFISFHHSILNNLFATTSHPVYEAVNNLAIELSKFLDNNKSKDHAFVYDQVVSYGELTSTTILSHYLSEIGVNNTLLDVRNFIVTNDTYREAMVDWDVTQQRIVSKVSEKGITITQGFLGAEGKHNFTTTLGREGSDYTAAIFAYCLNAESVTIWKDVPGVLNADPRHFAQTTLLNQISYREAIELAFYGASVIHPKTLQPLQRKEIPLYVKSFMNPLDQGTCVGKGVTLDPMVSCFILKKNQVLISLSSLDFNFMMEHHIGDVFKWLHTYKMKVELIQNSAISFSVCVDNKYNTLEPLLAKLRSAFKVSWNENVTLYTIRHASPKQVKAILKDKTLLVKQESRGTVQLVVKE from the coding sequence GTGAAAGTATTTAAGTTTGGAGGTGCGTCTGTAAAAGACGCAGAAGGAGTTAAGAATCTTGCCCGTGTACTGCAAATCACGGAAGTAAAAGATGTAGTGGTAGTGGTTTCTGCCATGGGGAAAATGACCAATGCCCTAGAACAAGTGGTGCACGACTATTTTAATGACCTCTCCGCGTTTAAAGAATCGAAGCAGCACTTTATTTCATTTCACCATTCTATTTTAAACAATTTGTTTGCCACTACTTCTCACCCGGTATATGAGGCAGTTAATAACTTGGCGATAGAACTTTCAAAATTTTTAGATAATAATAAATCTAAAGACCATGCCTTTGTTTATGACCAAGTTGTGAGTTACGGAGAGCTTACATCTACCACGATATTATCTCATTATTTGTCAGAAATTGGGGTGAATAATACACTTTTAGACGTTAGAAATTTCATTGTTACCAACGACACCTATAGAGAGGCCATGGTAGATTGGGATGTTACGCAGCAGCGTATTGTTTCTAAAGTTTCAGAAAAAGGTATTACAATTACCCAAGGTTTTCTTGGAGCCGAAGGAAAGCACAACTTTACCACAACCTTAGGAAGGGAAGGGAGTGATTACACCGCTGCAATATTTGCCTACTGCTTAAATGCAGAGAGTGTTACTATCTGGAAAGACGTTCCTGGTGTGCTCAATGCAGATCCAAGACACTTTGCGCAAACCACATTACTCAACCAGATATCATATAGAGAGGCTATAGAATTAGCGTTTTACGGAGCATCTGTAATTCATCCAAAAACGTTGCAACCCTTACAGAGAAAAGAAATACCGTTGTATGTAAAATCATTCATGAATCCGTTAGATCAGGGTACTTGTGTCGGGAAAGGAGTAACATTAGACCCTATGGTTTCTTGTTTTATTCTGAAGAAGAACCAAGTACTTATTTCTCTGTCGTCTCTAGATTTCAATTTTATGATGGAGCACCATATTGGGGATGTTTTTAAATGGCTTCATACATATAAAATGAAAGTGGAGCTTATTCAAAACTCTGCGATTAGTTTTTCAGTTTGTGTAGATAATAAATACAACACCCTAGAGCCACTACTAGCAAAATTGAGAAGCGCTTTTAAAGTTAGCTGGAATGAAAATGTGACACTTTATACGATTAGGCATGCTAGCCCTAAGCAGGTTAAAGCAATTCTTAAAGACAAGACTTTACTAGTAAAACAAGAGAGTCGCGGTACGGTTCAATTAGTGGTAAAAGAATAA
- a CDS encoding DUF5995 family protein has protein sequence MQLARTIDEVILRLDEIIISETAANSNLAYFPVLYRKVTQRIKEGIESNEFENNHRMEVLDVIFANRYINAYQQMKAGSSPTQSWQNAFSEAKNGKLLVMQHLLLGINAHINLDLGVAVAETVGEEGILADFENDFNKINAILASLVDDVQNRIGRISPLFYLLEKVGKGKEDKIVTFSINIARDGAWLFANQYHMALDRAVDLKQRDGVIALLSSKLTTTKSRWLRWTIKSIRWLENKDVKQVVAILNN, from the coding sequence ATGCAACTAGCCAGAACCATAGACGAGGTTATTCTACGCCTCGATGAAATTATTATTTCTGAAACCGCAGCCAATAGCAACCTTGCCTATTTTCCCGTGCTGTATAGAAAAGTAACCCAACGAATAAAAGAAGGTATTGAAAGCAATGAGTTTGAAAACAACCATCGTATGGAGGTGCTCGATGTTATTTTTGCCAACAGGTATATTAACGCATACCAACAAATGAAGGCTGGCAGTAGCCCAACCCAAAGTTGGCAGAATGCTTTTTCTGAAGCTAAAAACGGTAAATTGCTTGTCATGCAACATCTACTGTTGGGTATTAATGCACATATAAATCTCGATTTGGGCGTGGCTGTTGCCGAAACCGTAGGTGAAGAAGGAATACTTGCCGATTTTGAAAATGACTTCAATAAAATTAACGCGATTCTAGCCTCTTTGGTAGACGATGTGCAAAATAGAATAGGTAGAATATCGCCTTTGTTTTACTTACTCGAAAAAGTTGGAAAAGGCAAAGAAGATAAAATTGTGACATTTAGTATTAATATAGCGCGCGATGGTGCGTGGCTGTTTGCAAACCAATATCACATGGCGCTAGATCGAGCAGTTGATTTAAAGCAAAGAGATGGCGTTATCGCGCTCTTGTCATCAAAGCTAACCACTACCAAAAGTAGGTGGTTGCGATGGACCATTAAGAGTATACGATGGTTAGAAAACAAGGATGTGAAACAGGTAGTGGCTATACTAAACAACTAA